In one Chthoniobacterales bacterium genomic region, the following are encoded:
- a CDS encoding ABC transporter ATP-binding protein, with product MSDPVISVRNLWMSFPGKRAGEKIHVLENVSATITPGEFVCIVGPSGCGKSTLLNIIGGFLSQTQGEVLVEGRPVTGPDRRRIFVFQENGVFPWLTVEANIGFGLQDKSEEERGKIVTHYTAMVGLSGFERAYPRELSGGMRQRVEIARALAANPDIIYMDEPFGALDFITRMKMRADLVRIWQAEKKTILFVTHDIEEAVQLADRVFVMSKRPATIQENVVIDLPRPRDLDSSGYLEKRDHIFRAMGMSLRVGEA from the coding sequence ATGAGCGACCCGGTCATTTCCGTTCGCAATCTCTGGATGAGCTTTCCTGGCAAGCGCGCCGGCGAGAAGATTCATGTGCTCGAAAACGTGAGCGCGACGATCACGCCGGGCGAGTTCGTCTGCATCGTCGGCCCGAGCGGCTGCGGGAAGTCCACGCTGCTCAACATCATCGGCGGGTTTCTCTCCCAGACGCAGGGCGAGGTGCTCGTCGAGGGCCGCCCGGTGACGGGGCCGGATCGCCGGCGGATTTTCGTGTTTCAGGAAAATGGCGTGTTCCCGTGGCTGACGGTCGAGGCGAATATCGGGTTTGGCCTGCAGGACAAGTCCGAGGAAGAGCGCGGGAAGATCGTGACGCATTACACCGCGATGGTGGGATTGAGTGGCTTCGAGAGAGCCTATCCGCGTGAGCTTTCCGGCGGCATGCGGCAGCGCGTGGAGATCGCCCGAGCGCTCGCGGCAAATCCCGACATCATCTACATGGATGAGCCGTTTGGCGCGCTGGACTTCATTACGCGCATGAAGATGCGCGCCGATCTCGTGCGCATCTGGCAGGCCGAGAAGAAGACGATCCTTTTCGTCACGCACGACATCGAGGAGGCCGTGCAGCTGGCCGATCGGGTGTTCGTGATGAGCAAGCGCCCGGCAACGATTCAGGAAAACGTGGTGATCGATCTGCCACGCCCGCGCGATCTCGACTCGAGCGGCTACCTCGAGAAGCGCGACCACATTTTTCGCGCCATGGGCATGAGCCTGCGCGTCGGCGAGGCTTAA
- a CDS encoding ABC transporter permease — MKTLPKVLLPLTVAVLFLATWHVGVRVMHSDLFPTPIEVAKGIGELAREGLLVKYITASLFRVTWGFGLAVVIGVPLGLVLGWYSRTYFALNPLIQIFRPISPIAWIPLAILWFGVTDAAPIFLIFLASVFPITVASTAAVHNMQPVYVRAARNFGLGQFQLFRQVIFPACLPQILTGLRIALGIAWLVVVAAEMIAVNSGLGYLIIDARNAGKRYDLVVAGMLLIGLIGLCLDLLVRQLEKFDEVRWGYAGGAR; from the coding sequence ATGAAGACATTGCCTAAAGTTCTTCTGCCGTTGACCGTGGCGGTGTTGTTTCTCGCCACGTGGCATGTCGGCGTGCGGGTCATGCACAGCGACCTGTTTCCCACACCGATCGAGGTGGCGAAGGGCATCGGCGAGCTGGCGCGCGAGGGGTTGCTGGTCAAATACATCACGGCCTCGCTGTTTCGGGTGACCTGGGGCTTTGGTCTGGCGGTGGTGATCGGCGTGCCGCTCGGGCTGGTGCTCGGCTGGTATTCCCGCACTTATTTCGCGCTGAATCCGCTCATCCAGATCTTCCGCCCGATCTCGCCGATCGCGTGGATTCCGCTGGCGATCCTCTGGTTCGGCGTGACGGATGCCGCGCCGATCTTTCTGATTTTCCTGGCGAGCGTCTTTCCGATCACGGTGGCCTCGACCGCCGCGGTGCACAACATGCAGCCGGTCTATGTGCGGGCGGCGCGGAATTTCGGTCTCGGCCAGTTCCAGCTTTTCCGGCAGGTGATCTTCCCGGCCTGCCTGCCTCAGATTCTCACCGGCCTGCGCATTGCGCTCGGCATCGCCTGGCTGGTCGTCGTCGCGGCGGAGATGATCGCGGTGAACAGCGGCCTCGGCTACCTCATCATCGACGCGCGCAACGCTGGAAAACGCTACGACCTCGTGGTCGCGGGCATGCTGCTGATCGGCCTGATCGGGCTTTGCCTCGACCTGCTGGTGCGGCAGCTGGAAAAATTCGACGAGGTGCGCTGGGGCTACGCGGGAGGTGCGCGATGA
- a CDS encoding ABC transporter substrate-binding protein yields the protein MFWVAAVTLLHGALNLKWFDRKPERAAESVRIGFLPVTCHLTCPVTDFINRQGEGGGLFEPIRFSSWPELKEAFLSGQTKATFILAPMAIALREQGVPIKIVYLGHRDGTAVVVHKDSNVHSMQDLRGKRIAVPNRYSNQRLLFFRALKQAGMTFKDVELIEMPPPDMPAALYAKSVDAICSGEPFMAQAELDGYGRVLWLTKDVWPNFISCVLAVKEDAIRNDRKWVQELVDGIAKSGKWLDQNMDHRMEAAQFVSKNYYNQNPRLLSFVLSKPPDRVKYTDLVPLKPDFAEIEELGRESGILKGTAHFDDYVDPSFAAQADKLQPYQFEAPKK from the coding sequence GTGTTTTGGGTTGCCGCCGTGACCCTGCTGCACGGGGCATTGAACCTGAAGTGGTTCGACCGCAAGCCGGAGCGGGCGGCGGAAAGTGTTCGCATTGGATTTCTCCCGGTGACGTGCCATCTCACCTGCCCGGTGACGGATTTCATCAACCGTCAGGGCGAGGGCGGTGGTCTTTTCGAGCCGATTCGATTCTCGAGCTGGCCGGAGCTCAAGGAGGCGTTTCTTTCCGGGCAGACGAAGGCGACGTTCATCCTTGCGCCGATGGCCATTGCGCTGCGGGAGCAGGGCGTGCCGATCAAGATCGTCTATCTCGGGCATCGCGATGGCACGGCGGTCGTCGTGCACAAGGACTCGAACGTCCACAGCATGCAGGACCTGCGCGGCAAACGCATTGCCGTGCCGAATCGCTATTCGAACCAGCGCCTGCTTTTCTTTCGCGCGCTCAAGCAGGCTGGCATGACCTTCAAGGATGTCGAACTTATCGAGATGCCGCCGCCGGATATGCCGGCCGCGCTTTATGCAAAGTCGGTCGATGCGATCTGCAGCGGCGAACCGTTCATGGCGCAGGCCGAGCTGGACGGCTATGGCCGGGTGCTGTGGCTCACAAAGGACGTGTGGCCGAATTTCATCTCGTGCGTGCTCGCGGTGAAGGAGGACGCGATCAGGAACGATCGAAAATGGGTGCAGGAGCTCGTCGACGGCATCGCGAAGAGCGGCAAGTGGCTCGACCAGAACATGGATCACCGCATGGAGGCGGCCCAGTTCGTGAGCAAGAACTACTACAACCAGAATCCGCGCCTGCTCAGCTTCGTTCTCAGCAAGCCGCCGGATCGCGTGAAATACACCGATCTCGTGCCGCTGAAGCCAGACTTCGCCGAGATCGAGGAACTTGGCCGCGAGTCCGGTATTCTCAAGGGCACGGCGCATTTTGACGACTATGTGGACCCGTCGTTTGCCGCCCAGGCCGACAAGCTCCAGCCCTACCAATTCGAGGCCCCCAAAAAATGA
- a CDS encoding alanine--tRNA ligase, translating to MTSTEIRTSFLEFFREKQHTIVPSSSLMPDSPNLLFTNAGMNQFVPIFLGEITCPYSPGRAADTQKCIRAGGKHNDLDDVGLDTYHHTFFEMLGNWSFGDYFKREAISWAWELIVERWGFPPQRLYATIYQPDAGDPAERDEEAWGYWAEKFRSVGLDPAVHIVNGNKKDNFWMMGDTGPCGPCSELHVDLTQNGDTKGALVNKGSSECIEIWNLVFIQFNANVDGTFSPLPAQHVDTGMGFERVTSILQCTKGFTDFGATISNYETDIFRPIFDEIEKLSGRSYGGTLPAAGSTGDTGQEKIDVAFRVIADHIRTLSFAIADGIQPGNTDRNYVLRRILRRAVRYGRTLGLNEPFFYKLAAVLAHTMGDVFPEIRARQKHVEETLKREEEAFNRTLDRGIEQFDLYVEGFDVAVGRCTILEDEFLSKEDGEGDFEGRFKSYMASRRLGQPSGWGLIDGYTRFEWAPSSMIELMGDLSEASSLQGARELVNQIKTSDRVMDGDFVFRLYDEQGFPLDLTELMARERGLTVDTAGFETLMSEQRARARAAQKKQVIELSQIETKAATNFLGYDHAHTGADVLEVVALKDKTVVVLNNSVCYAEMGGQVGDTGELTGSGQLWRIANTQKSGSTWLHFLEGADAPAVGQHVTLQLDSARRAAIQRHHSVTHLLHWALHEVVSADATQKGSSVAPDKLTFDFNSAALTPVQVRDIERLVNERIVENAAVVWNEVPYADVKGRADIMQFFGDKYGDVVRVVDIGGYSKELCAGTHVRGTGEIGLFRIVSEAAIAAGVRRIEAVAALESYAAAAADSARLVALAAKLNAPISELERKIDAALAQQKALEKQVETLRKRQAAATAKDLLERVRSAGLKAPAIIENLGDVSGDELQVVADALRGQFDGVVVLGGATGGVVSLVATVAPAHVGAVQAGRIIQAIAPIVGGKGGGRPDGARGGGKDAAKLDEALREAEKILAA from the coding sequence CACCGAGATTCGCACGTCCTTCCTCGAATTCTTCCGCGAGAAGCAGCACACGATCGTGCCCTCGAGTTCGCTGATGCCCGACAGCCCGAACCTGCTCTTCACGAACGCGGGCATGAACCAGTTCGTGCCGATTTTCCTCGGGGAAATCACCTGCCCCTACTCGCCCGGCCGCGCTGCCGATACGCAGAAATGCATTCGCGCCGGCGGCAAGCACAACGACCTCGATGACGTCGGCCTCGATACCTACCACCACACGTTCTTCGAGATGCTCGGCAACTGGAGCTTCGGCGACTACTTCAAGCGCGAGGCCATCTCCTGGGCGTGGGAGTTGATCGTCGAGCGCTGGGGCTTCCCGCCGCAGCGGCTCTACGCGACGATTTATCAGCCCGACGCGGGCGATCCCGCCGAGCGCGACGAGGAGGCCTGGGGCTACTGGGCCGAGAAATTTCGCTCCGTCGGGCTCGACCCCGCCGTCCACATCGTCAACGGCAACAAGAAGGACAACTTCTGGATGATGGGCGACACCGGCCCGTGCGGCCCGTGCTCCGAGCTGCACGTCGACCTCACGCAGAACGGCGACACGAAGGGCGCGCTCGTGAACAAGGGCAGCTCCGAGTGCATCGAGATCTGGAACCTCGTCTTCATCCAGTTCAACGCGAACGTCGACGGCACCTTCTCGCCGCTGCCCGCGCAGCACGTGGATACCGGCATGGGTTTCGAACGCGTGACCTCGATCCTTCAGTGCACGAAGGGCTTCACCGACTTCGGCGCGACGATTTCCAATTACGAGACCGACATCTTCCGCCCAATCTTCGACGAGATCGAAAAACTGAGCGGTCGCTCTTACGGGGGCACGCTGCCCGCCGCCGGCAGCACCGGCGACACCGGGCAGGAAAAGATCGACGTCGCCTTCCGCGTGATCGCGGACCACATTCGCACGCTCAGCTTTGCCATCGCGGACGGCATCCAGCCCGGCAACACGGACCGCAACTACGTCCTCCGCCGCATCCTCCGCCGCGCCGTTCGCTACGGTCGCACCCTCGGCCTCAACGAGCCGTTTTTCTACAAGCTCGCCGCGGTGCTCGCGCACACGATGGGCGACGTCTTCCCGGAAATTCGCGCCCGGCAGAAGCACGTCGAAGAAACGCTCAAGCGCGAGGAAGAGGCGTTCAATCGCACGCTGGATCGTGGGATTGAGCAGTTTGATTTGTATGTCGAAGGATTCGATGTCGCTGTTGGCCGCTGCACCATTTTAGAGGACGAATTTTTGTCGAAGGAGGACGGCGAAGGGGACTTTGAGGGTAGGTTCAAGTCATATATGGCGTCACGTCGACTTGGCCAACCTTCTGGATGGGGGCTGATCGACGGCTACACGCGGTTTGAGTGGGCTCCTAGTTCAATGATTGAATTGATGGGAGATCTGAGTGAGGCAAGTTCACTTCAGGGGGCGAGGGAACTCGTAAATCAGATCAAAACATCTGATCGCGTTATGGATGGCGATTTCGTTTTCCGCCTCTATGACGAACAGGGCTTCCCTCTCGATCTCACCGAGTTGATGGCGCGCGAGCGTGGATTGACCGTGGACACCGCGGGTTTCGAAACTCTCATGAGCGAGCAGCGCGCCCGGGCCCGGGCGGCGCAGAAGAAGCAGGTGATCGAGCTTTCGCAGATCGAGACGAAGGCGGCGACGAACTTCCTCGGTTACGACCACGCGCACACCGGCGCGGACGTCCTCGAGGTCGTCGCGCTCAAGGACAAGACCGTCGTCGTGCTCAATAATTCCGTCTGCTACGCCGAGATGGGTGGCCAGGTCGGCGACACCGGCGAACTCACCGGCAGCGGTCAGCTCTGGCGCATCGCGAACACCCAGAAATCCGGCAGCACGTGGCTGCATTTCCTCGAGGGCGCCGACGCGCCGGCCGTCGGCCAGCATGTCACCCTGCAGCTCGACTCGGCTCGCCGCGCGGCGATCCAGCGGCACCATTCCGTCACGCACCTGTTGCACTGGGCGCTCCACGAGGTGGTGAGCGCCGACGCGACCCAGAAAGGCTCGAGCGTCGCGCCCGACAAGCTCACGTTCGATTTCAACAGCGCCGCGCTCACGCCTGTGCAGGTGCGCGACATCGAGCGGCTCGTGAACGAGCGCATTGTCGAGAACGCCGCGGTGGTCTGGAACGAAGTGCCCTACGCCGACGTGAAGGGCCGTGCGGACATTATGCAGTTCTTCGGCGACAAATACGGCGACGTCGTGCGAGTGGTCGATATCGGCGGCTATTCGAAGGAACTTTGCGCCGGCACGCACGTGCGCGGCACGGGCGAGATCGGCCTCTTCCGCATCGTGAGCGAGGCGGCGATCGCGGCCGGCGTGCGCCGCATCGAGGCGGTGGCGGCATTGGAATCCTACGCGGCCGCCGCGGCGGATTCTGCGCGACTCGTCGCCCTCGCCGCGAAGCTGAATGCCCCGATTTCCGAACTCGAGAGGAAGATCGATGCCGCGCTCGCGCAGCAGAAGGCGCTCGAGAAGCAGGTGGAGACGCTCCGCAAGCGCCAGGCAGCCGCGACGGCAAAGGATCTGCTCGAGCGCGTGCGCAGCGCTGGCCTCAAGGCGCCGGCGATCATCGAGAATCTCGGAGACGTCTCCGGCGATGAATTGCAGGTCGTGGCCGATGCGCTGAGGGGCCAGTTCGACGGTGTCGTTGTGCTCGGCGGTGCGACCGGCGGCGTGGTGTCGCTCGTTGCGACGGTTGCGCCGGCGCATGTTGGCGCCGTGCAGGCGGGCAGGATCATCCAGGCCATCGCGCCGATCGTCGGCGGCAAGGGCGGCGGGCGTCCGGACGGCGCACGCGGCGGCGGCAAGGATGCCGCGAAGCTCGACGAGGCGTTGCGCGAGGCCGAGAAGATTCTCGCGGCCTGA
- a CDS encoding aldo/keto reductase produces MKKRPFAGTEVSEIGLGCWQLGADWGNVDDASAVAILNAAADAGVTFLDTADVYGAGRSETFIGEFLKARHESFFVATKLGRTGDLFPDKYTEAGVRAATENSLRRLGVEALDLTQLHCVPPAVLAHGEIFDWLRTLQREGKIRNFGASVESMDEARVCLAQPGLASLQIIFNLFRQKPIAALFAEAEARNVALIVRLPLASGLLSGKMTKATTFPADDHRNYNRDGAAFNVGETFAGLPFDKGIELTDALRAFLPADLTFADFAQRWILDHPAVTTVITGASRPDQATRNARVSDLPPLAPELHARLRDFYATEVAAHIRGPY; encoded by the coding sequence ATGAAAAAACGTCCCTTTGCCGGCACTGAAGTCTCCGAAATCGGCCTTGGCTGCTGGCAGCTCGGCGCCGATTGGGGGAACGTCGACGATGCCTCCGCCGTCGCAATCCTGAACGCCGCCGCCGACGCTGGCGTGACTTTCCTCGACACGGCGGACGTCTACGGCGCAGGCCGCAGCGAGACCTTCATCGGCGAATTCCTGAAGGCTCGCCACGAATCCTTTTTCGTCGCCACGAAGCTCGGCCGCACCGGCGACCTGTTTCCCGACAAATACACCGAGGCCGGCGTTCGCGCCGCCACCGAAAATTCGCTCCGCCGGCTCGGCGTCGAGGCCCTCGACCTTACGCAGCTCCACTGCGTGCCGCCCGCCGTGCTCGCACACGGCGAGATCTTCGACTGGCTGCGCACCCTTCAGCGCGAGGGCAAGATTCGGAACTTCGGCGCCAGCGTGGAGTCCATGGACGAAGCCCGCGTCTGCCTCGCCCAGCCAGGCCTCGCCTCCCTCCAGATCATCTTCAACCTCTTCCGCCAGAAACCGATCGCCGCTCTTTTCGCCGAAGCCGAGGCCCGAAACGTGGCCCTCATCGTCCGCCTCCCGCTCGCCAGCGGCCTCCTCTCCGGAAAAATGACGAAGGCCACCACGTTCCCGGCCGACGACCACCGGAACTACAATCGCGATGGCGCCGCCTTCAACGTCGGCGAAACCTTCGCCGGCCTGCCCTTCGACAAAGGAATCGAACTCACCGACGCGCTCCGCGCCTTCCTGCCTGCGGACCTGACATTCGCGGACTTCGCGCAGCGCTGGATCCTCGATCACCCGGCCGTCACCACGGTGATCACCGGCGCCAGCCGTCCCGACCAGGCCACGCGCAACGCCCGCGTTTCCGACCTCCCGCCGCTCGCCCCCGAGCTGCATGCGCGCCTCCGCGACTTTTACGCGACCGAAGTCGCCGCCCACATCCGCGGACCGTATTAA